From Pontibacter actiniarum, a single genomic window includes:
- a CDS encoding 2Fe-2S iron-sulfur cluster-binding protein, with amino-acid sequence MAKVTIDGIEIEVEDGTTILQAARKIGGSVVPPAMCYYGPLKGSGGKCRVCLVKVTQGSAKDTRPMPKLVASCITQVQDGMVVENTTNEEVLNARKGIVEMLLINHPLDCPICDQAGECSLQDLSYEHGVSATRYEEERRSFNKVDLGPYIQLHMTRCILCYRCVYTADQITPERVHGVLGRGDAAEIGTYIENVIDNDFSGNVIDVCPVGALTDKTWRFKNRVWFTKPMDAHRDCPTCSGKVTLWARGEEVLRVTARKDQYNEVEEFICNTCRFDKKEMNDWTIEGPRHIDRQSVISANHYELPVINVPIVPNLPTSTKKNLPQH; translated from the coding sequence ATGGCTAAAGTAACAATTGACGGCATCGAGATAGAGGTAGAAGACGGAACTACCATTCTCCAGGCTGCAAGAAAAATCGGGGGTAGTGTAGTGCCTCCTGCCATGTGTTATTACGGTCCGCTAAAAGGCAGCGGCGGTAAGTGCCGTGTGTGCCTTGTAAAGGTAACCCAAGGCTCTGCCAAAGACACACGCCCTATGCCTAAGCTGGTTGCTTCGTGCATCACGCAGGTACAGGACGGCATGGTAGTAGAGAACACCACCAACGAAGAAGTGCTGAATGCCCGTAAAGGCATCGTGGAAATGCTGCTGATCAACCACCCGCTGGATTGCCCTATCTGCGACCAGGCCGGTGAGTGTAGCCTGCAGGACCTGTCTTACGAGCACGGCGTGAGCGCGACCCGCTACGAGGAAGAGCGCCGCTCTTTCAATAAAGTAGACCTGGGCCCGTACATCCAGCTGCACATGACGCGCTGCATCCTGTGCTACCGCTGCGTGTACACCGCTGACCAGATCACCCCGGAGCGTGTACACGGTGTGCTAGGCCGTGGTGATGCGGCAGAAATCGGGACGTACATCGAGAACGTGATCGACAACGACTTCTCAGGCAACGTGATCGATGTTTGCCCAGTTGGTGCCCTCACAGACAAAACCTGGCGCTTTAAGAACCGTGTGTGGTTTACCAAGCCAATGGATGCGCACCGCGACTGCCCTACCTGCTCGGGTAAGGTTACGCTGTGGGCGCGTGGCGAAGAGGTGCTGCGTGTAACGGCTCGCAAAGACCAGTACAACGAGGTAGAGGAGTTTATCTGTAACACGTGCCGCTTTGATAAGAAGGAGATGAACGACTGGACGATCGAAGGCCCACGCCACATCGACAGGCAGTCTGTTATCTCGGCAAACCACTATGAGCTGCCGGTTATAAACGTGCCGATTGTACCGAACTTACCAACATCTACTAAGAAAAACCTGCCTCAGCACTAA
- the nuoH gene encoding NADH-quinone oxidoreductase subunit NuoH, producing MESVDLLYKAIYILVIFGITLLIATYSTYFERKIAAFIQDRVGPNRAGPAGLLQPLADAGKLFFKEDFIPARSNKALFIIGPGIAMLVATMSSAVIPFGDMLLIDGHEVFLQAIEVNIGVLYVFGVVSLGVYGLMIGGWASNNKFSLLGAIRAASQNISYELAMGLSLIAILMMTGSLSLREIAAQQAGFNWNIWYQPLGFIIFLVCAFAECNRTPFDLPESEAELIGGYHTEYGSMKLGMYLFAEYINIFVASAVMSTLYFGAYNFPFMENLREAISDPVLANNVVTLVGVVAMFAKIFLFIFFFMWVRWTLPRFRYDQLMKLGWQILIPLAILNIILTGGGILLKDFLF from the coding sequence ATGGAGTCTGTAGACCTATTATATAAAGCAATTTACATTCTGGTTATCTTCGGTATCACCCTGCTGATAGCGACCTACTCAACCTATTTCGAGCGTAAAATAGCTGCCTTCATCCAGGACCGCGTCGGGCCAAACCGCGCAGGACCTGCTGGTTTGCTGCAGCCGCTGGCCGATGCCGGTAAACTGTTCTTTAAGGAGGACTTTATACCTGCCAGGTCGAACAAGGCGCTCTTCATTATCGGGCCGGGTATCGCCATGCTGGTGGCCACCATGTCAAGCGCCGTTATACCTTTCGGTGATATGCTCCTGATAGACGGACACGAAGTGTTCCTGCAGGCCATTGAGGTGAATATCGGTGTGCTTTATGTATTTGGTGTCGTGTCGTTGGGCGTGTACGGCCTGATGATCGGCGGCTGGGCTTCTAACAACAAATTCTCACTGCTGGGTGCGATTCGTGCCGCTTCGCAGAACATCAGTTACGAGTTGGCCATGGGCTTATCGCTTATCGCTATCCTGATGATGACGGGCTCCCTTTCCCTGAGAGAGATTGCGGCACAGCAGGCGGGCTTTAACTGGAATATCTGGTATCAGCCGCTGGGCTTTATCATCTTCCTGGTGTGCGCCTTTGCCGAGTGTAACCGTACGCCGTTCGACTTACCAGAGAGTGAGGCCGAGCTGATCGGTGGATACCACACGGAGTATGGCTCTATGAAGCTGGGTATGTACCTGTTTGCGGAGTATATCAACATCTTTGTGGCCTCAGCCGTGATGTCGACCCTGTACTTTGGCGCTTACAACTTCCCGTTCATGGAGAACCTGCGGGAGGCGATCAGCGACCCGGTGCTGGCTAACAACGTAGTGACGCTGGTTGGCGTGGTGGCCATGTTTGCGAAGATCTTCCTGTTTATCTTCTTCTTTATGTGGGTACGCTGGACGCTTCCGCGCTTCCGTTACGACCAGCTGATGAAGCTGGGCTGGCAGATCCTGATCCCGCTGGCGATCCTGAACATCATCCTGACAGGCGGCGGAATTCTGCTGAAAGACTTCTTATTTTAA
- a CDS encoding NuoI/complex I 23 kDa subunit family protein, which translates to MEPLSNRRKQLEKKEMTFAEKAYLPAIAQGLGITLKHFFKKKATIQYPEQTRERSEHWRGLHVLKRDEKGAERCTACGLCAVACPAEAITMTAGERKAGEEHLYREEKYAVTYEVNMLRCIFCGLCEEACPKAAIFLQDDKIAPARFERDEFIYGKDRLVEPLKTTETK; encoded by the coding sequence ATGGAACCACTATCAAATAGAAGAAAGCAACTGGAGAAGAAGGAGATGACGTTCGCTGAGAAAGCGTACCTGCCTGCTATTGCCCAGGGGCTTGGTATCACCCTGAAACACTTCTTCAAGAAGAAAGCGACCATACAGTACCCCGAGCAGACACGCGAGCGCAGTGAGCACTGGCGCGGGCTGCACGTGCTGAAGCGCGACGAGAAAGGCGCAGAGCGTTGCACGGCCTGTGGTCTGTGCGCCGTAGCCTGCCCTGCCGAGGCCATCACCATGACAGCCGGCGAGCGCAAGGCTGGCGAGGAGCACCTGTACCGCGAGGAGAAATATGCGGTAACGTACGAGGTGAACATGCTGCGTTGCATTTTCTGCGGCCTCTGCGAGGAAGCCTGCCCGAAAGCAGCCATCTTCCTGCAGGACGACAAGATTGCACCGGCCCGTTTCGAGCGTGACGAATTTATCTACGGCAAAGACCGTTTAGTTGAGCCTCTTAAAACCACTGAAACAAAATAA
- a CDS encoding NADH-quinone oxidoreductase subunit J encodes MTESLFYFLASLTLLCALMVVISKNPVHSVLFLIITFFTISGHYILLNAQFLAAVNIIVYAGAIMVLFLFVIMFLNMSKESENKVKTSTLSKFAGAIAGGLLFVVLIAALKDAGVAGYNPETYNSQVGMVENLGFVLYTQYLLPFELASVLFLVAMVGAVMLGKKETGEQHF; translated from the coding sequence ATGACCGAGAGTCTGTTCTATTTTCTTGCTTCGCTAACACTGCTTTGCGCCCTGATGGTTGTTATTTCCAAAAACCCGGTGCACAGCGTGCTGTTCCTTATCATCACGTTCTTTACTATTTCGGGCCACTACATTCTGCTGAACGCGCAGTTCCTGGCTGCCGTGAACATCATTGTGTACGCAGGGGCCATCATGGTGCTTTTCCTGTTCGTGATCATGTTCCTGAACATGAGTAAAGAGTCGGAGAACAAGGTTAAAACCTCCACCCTAAGTAAGTTTGCCGGTGCTATTGCCGGAGGGCTGCTGTTTGTCGTTTTAATTGCGGCGCTGAAAGACGCTGGCGTGGCAGGCTACAACCCCGAAACCTATAACTCACAGGTAGGGATGGTGGAAAACCTGGGCTTTGTGCTTTACACGCAGTACCTGCTGCCTTTCGAGCTGGCTTCTGTGCTGTTCTTGGTGGCAATGGTTGGCGCTGTGATGCTGGGCAAGAAAGAAACAGGCGAGCAGCATTTCTAA
- a CDS encoding DUF6929 family protein, translating to MKPQYILYLLLLLPLTQACKSNKPTASDYTATAVSRMKNMNLTATTRAKRLFEEIPSASGVAHVQNAFYVVGDDSPFLYQLNEEYQLVQRHALFDSSGVVNGRIPKAAKPDLESMTHFSYGRDELLLLLGSGASEARNKAYLVNLTDDMAVQELDLSRFYTFVKRVLRIENEGVLNIEGLAMDDVYTYLLQRPAGAGSNILIRMDTDDFKQFVLSKGDIPAAAVYYFKLPVLGQSPAGFSGAYTLDDKLFFTASVEDTPNAIDDGEVLGSFIGVIDLNALPYATDELNPLEVPATKLQNPDGSAYIGKAESLVVNRLEEGQYRVVVLSDDDAGHSELLEVQLGVTEQL from the coding sequence ATGAAGCCACAGTATATCTTATACCTTTTGCTGCTATTGCCGCTCACACAGGCCTGTAAATCCAATAAACCTACGGCCAGTGATTACACGGCCACAGCCGTTTCCCGCATGAAGAACATGAACTTAACCGCTACCACGCGTGCCAAGCGCCTTTTCGAGGAAATCCCCTCCGCCTCCGGTGTTGCCCATGTCCAGAACGCTTTTTATGTCGTGGGGGATGACTCTCCTTTCCTGTACCAGCTTAACGAGGAGTACCAGCTGGTGCAGCGGCATGCGCTGTTTGACTCCTCCGGGGTGGTGAACGGCCGCATCCCCAAGGCCGCCAAGCCGGATCTGGAGAGTATGACGCACTTCTCCTATGGGCGCGACGAACTGCTGCTGCTGCTCGGCTCCGGGGCCAGCGAGGCGCGTAACAAGGCCTACCTGGTGAATTTAACAGATGATATGGCTGTGCAGGAGCTGGACCTGAGCCGCTTTTATACTTTCGTGAAGCGTGTGCTGCGGATTGAGAACGAAGGCGTGCTCAACATTGAGGGACTGGCCATGGACGACGTGTACACGTACCTGTTGCAGCGCCCCGCCGGCGCTGGCAGCAACATCCTGATTCGGATGGATACGGATGACTTTAAGCAGTTCGTGCTGAGCAAAGGTGATATTCCTGCCGCCGCCGTTTACTACTTCAAGCTTCCGGTGCTAGGGCAGAGCCCTGCCGGCTTTTCCGGGGCTTACACCCTCGACGACAAGCTTTTCTTTACTGCCTCGGTGGAGGATACCCCCAATGCCATTGATGACGGGGAGGTGCTGGGAAGCTTTATCGGGGTGATTGACCTAAACGCCCTGCCTTACGCTACTGATGAACTAAATCCGTTGGAGGTGCCGGCCACTAAGCTGCAGAACCCGGACGGCTCTGCCTACATTGGCAAGGCGGAGTCTTTGGTGGTGAACAGGCTGGAGGAGGGGCAGTACCGGGTGGTGGTGCTGTCTGATGACGATGCGGGGCACTCGGAGCTGTTGGAAGTACAGCTGGGGGTAACCGAGCAGCTGTAA
- the nuoK gene encoding NADH-quinone oxidoreductase subunit NuoK — protein sequence MNHIPEVIRTIPLDYYLFFSAALFVIGVIGVLTRRNAIVIFMCVELMLNAVNLLLTALSAYRADANAQVFVFFIMAVAAAEVCVGLAIIVMTYRNIRSTDVQLLNYLKW from the coding sequence ATGAACCACATACCTGAGGTCATCAGAACCATTCCGCTAGACTATTACCTTTTTTTCAGCGCAGCTCTTTTCGTGATCGGAGTGATCGGTGTACTTACACGCCGCAACGCCATCGTGATTTTTATGTGCGTGGAGCTAATGCTGAATGCGGTCAACCTGCTGCTTACAGCCCTTTCTGCCTACCGCGCTGACGCCAACGCACAGGTATTCGTGTTCTTCATTATGGCGGTGGCAGCGGCCGAAGTATGCGTCGGGCTGGCCATTATCGTGATGACCTACCGAAATATCCGCTCAACTGATGTGCAACTGCTGAACTACCTGAAGTGGTAA
- the nuoL gene encoding NADH-quinone oxidoreductase subunit L translates to MQEIVMPINNQGMALLCLLIPLLPLAGFIINGLGNRKVSKGLVSFIGCSTVLASFLITAYLFLDFTANGSSAYVVDYYNWISVGDMRIGFSFLIDQLTLLMMLMVTGIGFFIHLYSAGYMSHDENFGKFFAFINLFMFSMLLLVMGSNYVMMFVGWEGVGLCSYLLIGFWNKNTSYNNAAKKAFVMNRIGDLGFLLGIFLIFITFGSVSYPQVFAEAAQYTGGIDSTVMIAITLLLFVGAMGKSAQIPLFTWLPDAMAGPTPVSALIHAATMVTAGIYMVLRSNVLYVLAPTTLEVIAVVGVATAVLAATIGLAQNDIKKVLAYSTVSQLGYMFLALGVMAFSSSIFHVLTHAFFKALLFLGAGSVIHAMSNEQDIRSMGGLRKYLPITFVTFLIGTLAIAGIPPFAGFFSKDELLAHVWEHNKLLWGLGMLASFMTSFYMFRLVFLTFFGTFRGTTEQKNHLHESPASMTIPLIVLAILSTVGGFLGIPAVFGANHVLADYLSPIYGYARVANAAAVAPLHLDHATEWMLMGLSVAVAVVAAIIAYVMYVSKKSVPATEGTKLSPIHNLIYHKYYIDELYDTIIIRPLMWMSSTFHRVLDIVVVDGIVNGVGKLTMLSGRTMRYAQSGAIGFYLLVMVFSIALILFLNFFIG, encoded by the coding sequence ATGCAAGAGATTGTAATGCCGATTAACAACCAGGGGATGGCACTGCTTTGTCTGCTTATTCCGTTGCTGCCGCTCGCAGGCTTCATCATAAACGGACTAGGCAACCGCAAAGTTTCCAAAGGCCTGGTAAGCTTTATTGGTTGCAGCACAGTGCTGGCTTCTTTCCTCATCACTGCCTACCTGTTCCTGGACTTCACCGCCAACGGCAGCAGCGCCTATGTGGTGGATTACTATAACTGGATTTCAGTGGGCGATATGCGCATTGGCTTCTCCTTCCTGATCGACCAGCTGACGCTGCTGATGATGCTGATGGTAACAGGTATCGGATTCTTCATCCACCTGTACTCTGCCGGCTACATGAGCCACGACGAGAACTTCGGTAAGTTCTTCGCCTTCATCAACCTGTTTATGTTCTCCATGCTGCTGCTGGTGATGGGTTCTAACTACGTGATGATGTTCGTTGGCTGGGAAGGCGTGGGACTTTGCTCCTACCTGCTGATCGGCTTCTGGAACAAGAACACCAGCTACAACAACGCCGCGAAGAAAGCCTTCGTTATGAACCGTATCGGTGACCTGGGCTTCCTGCTGGGCATTTTCCTGATCTTCATCACCTTCGGCTCTGTTTCTTACCCGCAGGTGTTCGCTGAGGCGGCACAGTACACCGGCGGTATCGATTCTACCGTGATGATCGCCATTACCCTGCTCCTGTTTGTGGGTGCGATGGGTAAAAGCGCGCAGATTCCGTTGTTTACCTGGCTGCCGGACGCCATGGCAGGCCCTACGCCGGTTTCTGCCCTGATCCACGCCGCGACCATGGTAACGGCCGGTATTTACATGGTGCTGCGCTCAAACGTTCTCTATGTGCTGGCTCCTACAACCCTCGAGGTGATCGCCGTTGTGGGTGTGGCTACCGCTGTACTGGCGGCCACTATCGGCCTGGCACAAAACGACATTAAGAAGGTACTGGCTTACTCCACCGTATCGCAGCTGGGCTACATGTTCCTGGCGCTGGGTGTGATGGCCTTCTCTTCCTCTATCTTCCACGTACTCACACACGCTTTCTTCAAAGCGCTGCTGTTCCTGGGTGCCGGTTCTGTGATCCACGCCATGAGCAACGAGCAGGACATCCGCAGCATGGGTGGCCTGAGAAAATACCTGCCGATCACGTTTGTTACCTTCCTGATCGGTACGCTGGCTATTGCCGGTATTCCCCCCTTCGCTGGCTTCTTCTCTAAAGACGAACTGCTGGCGCATGTGTGGGAGCACAATAAACTGCTGTGGGGCTTAGGTATGCTGGCCTCCTTCATGACCTCTTTCTATATGTTCCGCCTCGTGTTCCTGACCTTCTTCGGAACCTTCCGCGGTACAACGGAGCAGAAGAACCACCTGCACGAGTCGCCTGCCTCCATGACCATTCCGCTGATCGTGCTGGCTATACTTTCTACCGTAGGTGGCTTCCTCGGAATCCCGGCGGTGTTCGGCGCAAACCACGTGCTAGCAGATTACCTGAGCCCGATCTACGGCTACGCCCGTGTGGCAAACGCTGCCGCTGTGGCACCGCTTCACCTGGACCACGCTACGGAATGGATGCTGATGGGGCTGTCGGTTGCCGTGGCTGTAGTGGCTGCAATTATCGCCTACGTGATGTATGTGAGCAAGAAGTCTGTTCCGGCGACGGAAGGCACCAAGCTCTCCCCTATCCACAACCTGATTTACCACAAATACTATATCGACGAGCTGTATGACACCATCATCATTCGGCCGCTGATGTGGATGTCATCAACATTCCACCGCGTGCTGGATATAGTAGTAGTGGACGGCATTGTGAACGGCGTTGGCAAACTGACCATGCTGAGCGGCCGCACGATGCGCTACGCACAAAGCGGCGCCATCGGGTTCTACCTCCTGGTAATGGTGTTCAGCATCGCTCTGATTCTATTTTTAAACTTCTTTATCGGATAA
- a CDS encoding complex I subunit 4 family protein yields MITALLLFWPALAALLVLLIKGQGAKKVAFVAALVEFALSLFALSEFNTHSGATQLALSFPWVASAGINFSVGMDGISLLMVLLTTFLIPLIVLSSFKHEYKNPNVFYALILFMQTGLIGVFVAMDAFLFYFFWEVALIPVYFIAAVWGGADRIRVTFKFFVYTIFGSLFMLAAFVYLYLQTPGTHSSDVNAFYQLALSSDSQSWIFWFLFVAFAIKMPVFPFHTWQPDTYTESPAQATMLLSGIMLKMGIYGVLRWLLPVVPYGVSQWDELVLILAIIGIVYASIIAIRQRDLKRLIAYSSIAHVGLIAAGIFTLNEQGLQGGVIQMLSHGINVVGLFFIIDIIFSRTQTREITSLGGITQNTPALSIYFMILLLGSVALPLTNGFVGEFLLLSGVFQYNGWFGAVAGLTIILGAVYMLRMFQGVMFGTKSELTENFTDLTLNEKAVLIPLVVMVFWIGLFPNTFLSISEPAVNNLLSIINR; encoded by the coding sequence ATGATTACAGCTCTTTTACTTTTCTGGCCTGCCTTAGCTGCCCTCCTGGTGCTGCTGATAAAAGGACAAGGTGCCAAGAAAGTGGCTTTTGTAGCAGCGCTCGTAGAGTTTGCGTTGTCACTTTTTGCCCTCTCTGAATTCAATACACATAGTGGTGCCACGCAGCTTGCCCTGAGCTTTCCATGGGTAGCGAGTGCCGGTATCAACTTCAGCGTTGGCATGGATGGCATCAGCCTGCTGATGGTCCTCCTGACGACGTTCCTGATTCCGCTGATCGTTCTTTCCTCTTTTAAGCACGAGTACAAGAACCCGAACGTTTTCTATGCGCTGATCCTGTTCATGCAGACCGGCCTGATCGGGGTGTTTGTGGCGATGGATGCCTTCCTTTTCTACTTCTTCTGGGAAGTTGCGCTGATCCCGGTGTACTTTATCGCCGCCGTTTGGGGTGGCGCTGACAGAATCCGCGTGACGTTTAAGTTCTTTGTGTACACAATCTTCGGCTCGCTCTTCATGCTGGCTGCGTTTGTGTACCTGTACCTGCAGACGCCGGGCACGCACTCATCGGATGTTAACGCCTTTTATCAACTGGCGCTCTCGAGCGATTCGCAGAGCTGGATCTTCTGGTTCCTGTTTGTTGCCTTCGCCATTAAGATGCCTGTGTTCCCGTTCCATACCTGGCAGCCGGACACCTATACCGAGTCGCCTGCCCAGGCTACCATGCTCCTGTCGGGCATTATGCTGAAGATGGGTATCTACGGGGTGCTGCGCTGGCTGTTGCCGGTGGTGCCATACGGCGTGAGCCAGTGGGATGAACTGGTGCTTATACTGGCCATCATCGGCATCGTGTACGCTTCTATCATCGCCATTCGCCAGCGCGACCTGAAGCGCCTCATCGCCTACTCTTCTATTGCGCACGTGGGCTTGATCGCCGCCGGTATCTTCACCCTGAACGAGCAGGGCCTGCAGGGAGGCGTCATCCAGATGCTGAGCCACGGTATCAACGTGGTGGGCCTGTTCTTTATCATCGATATCATCTTCAGCCGCACCCAGACAAGGGAGATCACCAGCCTGGGCGGTATCACGCAGAATACACCGGCGCTGTCTATCTACTTCATGATCCTGCTGCTGGGTTCCGTAGCGCTGCCGCTTACAAACGGCTTCGTGGGTGAGTTCCTGCTGCTTTCCGGCGTGTTCCAGTACAACGGCTGGTTCGGTGCTGTGGCTGGCTTAACCATTATACTCGGCGCCGTGTACATGCTGCGCATGTTCCAGGGCGTGATGTTCGGCACCAAGTCTGAGCTGACTGAAAACTTTACAGACCTGACACTGAACGAGAAAGCTGTACTGATTCCGCTGGTGGTGATGGTATTCTGGATCGGCCTGTTCCCGAACACCTTCCTGAGCATTTCGGAGCCTGCGGTAAACAACCTGCTGAGCATTATTAACCGCTAA
- a CDS encoding NADH-quinone oxidoreductase subunit N, whose amino-acid sequence MISIILLSAFGIINLFVGFMKSKKVLLPLALLFLIVVFGVNLFSWNDTQSYFNNMITIDNYSVAFTGIMTLTTLLLLPFSQRYVDNSDSNLAEYYSLLLFSLVGAVMMVSYENLLMLFVGIEILSIAMYVLAGSNKQSLRSNEASLKYFLMGSFFTGFMLFGIVLIYGATGTFNVTEIGAVQVAADGLMNTMFVLGLLLLVIGISFKISAAPFHFWTPDVYDGTPTFFTAFMSTVVKTAGVAAFYKLMVAAFAASYATWFPTLIAITVLTLVVGNIGAVVQTSLKRMLAYSSISHAGYLLMALVAFNEKSDASILFYSLAYSSASIAAFGVLKMVADQRGGEQYETFNGLGKTNPLLAFAMTVSMLSLAGIPLTAGFFGKFFIFTSVLQNPDMLWLVVLAVILAAVGIYYYFRVVIAMYMQPAGNYETVKVGSFASFTLIFITVLTILLGIAPALVSDLLL is encoded by the coding sequence ATGATATCGATCATACTTCTATCCGCTTTCGGCATCATCAACCTCTTCGTAGGGTTTATGAAGTCAAAGAAAGTGTTATTGCCACTGGCGCTGCTGTTCCTGATCGTAGTGTTTGGGGTAAACCTCTTCAGCTGGAACGATACGCAGAGCTATTTCAACAACATGATCACCATCGACAACTATTCGGTGGCTTTCACGGGCATCATGACGCTTACAACGCTGCTCCTGCTTCCTTTCTCACAGCGCTACGTGGATAACAGCGACTCAAACCTTGCCGAGTACTACTCGCTGTTGCTGTTTTCCCTGGTTGGCGCTGTTATGATGGTCAGCTATGAGAACCTGCTGATGCTCTTTGTCGGTATTGAAATCCTTTCCATCGCCATGTATGTGCTGGCGGGAAGCAACAAGCAGAGCCTGCGCTCTAACGAGGCCTCGCTAAAGTACTTCCTGATGGGCTCTTTCTTTACAGGCTTCATGCTGTTTGGCATTGTGCTGATCTACGGTGCCACGGGCACTTTCAACGTGACTGAAATAGGAGCCGTGCAGGTTGCCGCAGATGGCCTGATGAACACCATGTTTGTGCTGGGCCTGCTGCTGCTGGTTATCGGTATCTCCTTTAAAATATCTGCCGCTCCGTTCCACTTCTGGACTCCGGACGTGTACGATGGCACACCGACTTTCTTCACAGCCTTTATGTCAACGGTTGTGAAAACGGCTGGTGTAGCTGCCTTCTACAAACTGATGGTAGCCGCTTTCGCCGCCTCCTACGCCACCTGGTTCCCGACCCTGATTGCCATTACCGTGCTGACGCTGGTAGTTGGTAACATCGGAGCCGTAGTGCAGACAAGCCTGAAGCGCATGCTGGCATACTCCAGTATCTCGCACGCCGGTTACCTGCTCATGGCCCTGGTTGCCTTCAACGAAAAATCGGATGCTTCTATCCTGTTCTATTCCCTGGCTTACTCTTCGGCTTCTATCGCTGCTTTCGGCGTGCTTAAGATGGTAGCAGACCAGCGCGGTGGCGAGCAGTACGAAACCTTCAACGGTCTTGGTAAAACAAACCCGCTGCTGGCTTTTGCCATGACAGTCTCCATGCTGTCGCTGGCGGGTATTCCGCTTACAGCCGGTTTCTTTGGTAAGTTCTTTATCTTTACCTCCGTTCTGCAGAACCCAGACATGCTGTGGCTGGTAGTGCTGGCGGTGATTTTGGCGGCCGTGGGTATCTACTACTACTTCCGCGTGGTGATTGCGATGTACATGCAACCGGCAGGAAACTACGAGACAGTAAAGGTTGGCAGCTTCGCCTCCTTCACCCTGATCTTCATAACTGTACTGACTATTCTTCTTGGCATTGCTCCCGCCCTGG